The following proteins come from a genomic window of Sorghum bicolor cultivar BTx623 chromosome 3, Sorghum_bicolor_NCBIv3, whole genome shotgun sequence:
- the LOC8056133 gene encoding exocyst complex component EXO70A1 translates to MGAAVGKPAFGVAVAPKSQAEERLALAEHALLQWTRSPGADAGIWDADASYTNRGLLAAVDEVLLLAAEDPFPFPAAAAASARLRLDSAVGAAASRMVEEFLRVRVWNASRLRGAVHRLSLASTGLSLLVFPSAGERASSAGTGGEGEVDASDGSRSRASSGVPYDVADLLDAEVWDGLDLICPAGVSVLHEIALRIVRAGCTEELVRAFANAPCNVLDSFLSILRVECSQQTAEAVIKRWTTVTKIIGKAIVAMRRQLYAQNPGAFDGFRDEYLLAIAENRILILLDFANGFTSITSHEKLVYMLGMYEALADAAPSLLLLFSGARKQLIAERTQGILMKLAGAIRVMVSGVMAKIQGECMSPRTPSAAAGGVHPLARDAMTCVELLARHRTTLDLILADAGGGDERGSLAGVVSDLIAGLEHNLQGRLAVACADAGGSRHLFLANNISFVLSRVADADGVAAMLGAAFAARRRSRLEQHLASYAASSWGPVVALLDTPVCGRGKPAKILAEFNAAFTRTRDSEVCREVPDPVLRAVLRHALSDMVVPAYCAFLQKQPKLWKSVRYTADDLAESLSELFEGEVTDARKI, encoded by the exons ATGGGGGCCGCCGTTGGGAAGCCAGCGTTCGGTGTCGCCGTCGCGCCGAAGTCGCAGGCGGAGGAGCGGCTCGCCCTCGCGGAGCACGCCCTGCTCCAGTGGACTCGCTCCCCCGGCGCCGACGCCGGCATCTGGGACGCCGACGCGAGCTACACCAACAGAGGCCTCCTGGCGGCGGTGGACGAGGTGCTCCTCCTGGCGGCGGAAGACCCTTTCCCGTtccccgcggccgcggccgcctccGCGCGCCTCCGCCTGGACAGCGCCGTCGGCGCCGCCGCGTCGCGCATGGTGGAGGAGTTCCTGCGCGTCAGGGTCTGGAACGCCTCCCGGCTCCGCGGCGCCGTTCACAGGCTCTCGCTCGCCTCCACTGGCCTCTCACTGCTGGTCTTCCCCAGCGCCGGTGAGAGGGCCAGCTCGGCGGGCACCGGCGGGGAGGGGGAGGTCGACGCGTCCGACGGGAGCCGGTCGCGGGCGAGCTCGGGCGTGCCTTACGATGTCGCGGACCTCTTGGACGCCGAGGTCTGGGACGGCCTGGACCTCATCTGCCCCGCAGGCGTGTCAGTCCTTCACGAGATCGCGCTTCGGATCGTTCGTGCCGGATGCACCGAGGAACTCGTCCGGGCTTTCGCCAACGCTCCCTGCAATGTGCTAGACAG CTTCTTGTCAATTCTTCGGGTCGAGTGCTCGCAGCAGACGGCGGAGGCCGTGATCAAGCGGTGGACGACGGTGACGAAGATCATAGGGAAGGCCATAGTCGCCATGCGGAGGCAGCTGTACGCGCAGAACCCAGGCGCCTTCGACGGTTTCAGGGACGAATACTTGCTTGCCATCGCGGAGAACCGCATCCTGATCCTGCTCGACTTCGCCAACGGATTCACCAGCATCACGTCGCACGAGAAGCTCGTGTACATGCTTGGCATGTACGAGGCTCTCGCCGACGCCGCTCCCAGCCTCCTGCTCCTGTTCAGCGGCGCGCGCAAGCAGCTCATCGCGGAGCGGACACAAGGTATCCTCATGAAACTGGCCGGCGCGATAAGGGTCATGGTCAGCGGCGTCATGGCCAAGATCCAAGGCGAGTGTATGTCCCCGCGCACGCCGAGCGCGGCGGCAGGCGGCGTCCACCCGCTGGCACGCGACGCCATGACCTGCGTCGAGCTGCTGGCGAGGCACCGCACCACGCTCGACCTTATCCTCGCGGACgcaggcggcggcgacgagcgcGGCTCCCTCGCCGGGGTCGTCTCGGACCTGATCGCGGGCCTGGAACACAACCTCCAGGGGAGACTCGCTGTCGCCTGCGCGGACGCGGGGGGATCGCGGCACCTCTTCCTGGCGAACAACATCAGCTTCGTACTGAGCCGCGTCGCGGACGCCGACGGCGTGGCGGCCATGCTCGGGGCCGCGTTTGCCGCGCGGCGACGGAGCAGGCTCGAGCAGCACCTAGCGAGCTACGCCGCGTCGTCATGGGGCCCCGTCGTCGCTCTCCTGGACACGCCCGTGTGTGGCAGAGGCAAGCCGGCGAAAATTCTGGCGGAGTTCAACGCCGCGTTTACCAGAACGCGCGACAGCGAGGTGTGCCGGGAGGTCCCGGACCCCGTGCTCCGAGCGGTGCTGCGGCACGCCTTGTCGGACATGGTGGTTCCTGCTTACTGCGCGTTTCTGCAGAAGCAACCCAAGCTTTGGAAATCTGTCAGGTACACGGCTGATGATCTGGCCGAGTCGCTGTCGGAGTTGTTCGAAGGGGAAGTTACGGATGCCAGAAAAATCTAG
- the LOC8078695 gene encoding B3 domain-containing protein Os01g0905400 isoform X3: protein MQPAMDAEVVGVAVKQEPEEIVAEADGDEEGEPEKVVVKRRRKKKTACDPHKKRACVDCTKRCARIHGRPASPSALPSSSNARPVPAVPSFFKVMMGYFSEGMDIPSPFARTIWDLAGSNIFLEDAFGLRWRVRLCLRDGVLSFGHGWKNFVLDHAVSCGEFLVFRQIARSVFTVQMFAPSAVERLYHCEKNKRQSRKRKPRQKTCSPSIQTVKVTKNSVKNSKKRLRTDDQQNGIRPRCRKSKMAAEVCIDESDVPDSASEPKCSDTSERVPEAGAAEPQEISEAPAGHECEVQGVLDGEAKIADDSTILGEDQSNHNAISASIMQVSTANEIEPGEGLNLPTDFDASVPLAMMDLNEVSIDDIFLSADIYEFESDMCNPESFSVDLNMVEPITTGQTSGFSCLEDTPQNHLSSMGDGHRSLIPEAVLCIENKEMTDVLGTGTSYFVDSSVHDIDINALPANEPPSFGEDNPSPQADAEMHSNECGLSSCNKDKGNSLLPLMNKQTAHKESDSSMTTEQDKAQGGQCNMQDSIRQHATEIMSRSAKPHELADLRQNHLQTGNGSESIHSGASESGGVLALTTNSIEFCIDVPAPGQTWLELPGRLPVLPRTKKHGRKVVILKDPCMRLWPVLYQCTPRFNGFITGWVDICRENRLQQGDTCEFELSGNSELSFQLQVRVPNTQ from the exons ATGCAACCTGCAATGGACGCGGAGGTGGTAGGGGTAGCTGTGAAGCAAGAGCCAGAGGAGATCGTGGCCGAAGCAGACGGTGACGAGGAGGGGGAACCGGAGAAGGTGGTGGtcaagaggaggaggaagaagaagacggCCTGCGATCCGCACAAGAAGCGTGCATGCGTGGATTGCACCAAGAGGTGTGCCCGGATCCATGGCCGGCCTGCTTCGCCGTCCGCATTGCCGTCTTCCAGCAATGCACGGCCGGTCCCTGCAGTGCCGTCCTTCTTCAAGGTCATGATGGGCTACTTCTCCGAGGGCATG GATATACCATCCCCATTTGCCAGGACAATCTGGGACCTGGCAGGCTCCAACATCTTTCTCGAGGACGCATTTGGGCTCCGGTGGCGCGTGCGGCTCTGCTTGCGCGACGGCGTACTGTCATTTGGGCATGGATGGAAGAACTTTGTGTTGGACCACGCCGTCAGCTGTGGCGAGTTCCTGGTGTTCAGGCAGATTGCCAGGTCAGTCTTCACCGTGCAGATGTTTGCCCCATCGGCTGTTGAGAGGCTCTATCACTGCGAGAAGAACAAAAGGCAGAGCCGGAAGAGGAAGCCCAGGCAGAAAACATGCTCTCCCAGTATCCAGACTGTCAAGGTAACCAAGAACagtgtgaaaaacagtaagaagAGGCTACGTACTGATGATCAACAAAATGGTATACGCCCAAGATGCCGTAAGAGCAAGATGGCAGCTGAGGTCTGCATCGACGAGTCTGACGTTCCAGATTCTGCATCTGAACCGAAATGTTCAGACACATCAGAGAGAGTACCGGAGGCTGGAGCCGCAGAACCACAAGAAATTTCTGAGGCCCCTGCGGGACATGAGTGTGAAGTTCAGGGGGTGTTAGATGGAGAGGCAAAAATAGCAGATGACAGCACAATACTTGGAGAAGATCAAAGCAATCACAATGCTATTTCTGCAAGTATTATGCAAGTCTCTACTGCTAATGAAATAGAGCCTGGCGAGGGCTTGAATCTGCCGACAGATTTTGATGCTAGTGTACCTCTTGCTATGATGGATCTTAATGAAGTGAGTATCGACGATATATTTCTGTCGGCTGATATATATGAATTTGAAAGCGATATGTGTAACCCAGAATCATTTTCTGTTGATCTGAATATGGTAGAGCCAATTACTACTGGCCAAACCTCAGGATTCAGTTGCCTTGAGGATACCCCGCAGAATCACCTTTCTTCTATGggagatggtcatcgttctttGATCCCAGAAGCAGTACTATGTATCGAAAATAAAGAGATGACTGATGTACTTGGAACAGGAACATCATATTTTGTTGACTCCTCAGTGCATGATATAGACATCAACGCGTTGCCTGCTAATGAGCCACCATCATTTGGAGAGGATAACCCTTCTCCTCAAGCTGATGCTGAAATGCATTCTAATGAATGTGGATTAAGCAGCTGTAATAAGGATAAAGGCAATAGTTTGCTCCCTCTCATGAACAAGCAAACTGCACATAAAGAAT CAGATTCTTCCATGACCACGGAGCAGGATAAAGCACAAGGTGGCCAATGTAACATGCAAGATAGTATAAGACAGCATGCTACTGAAATCATGTCGAGAAGTGCAAAGCCTCATGAACTTGCTGATCTCAGGCAGAATCATCTGCAAACAG GAAATGGCTCTGAATCCATCCACAGTGGAGCCTCTGAATCTGGCGGCGTTCTTGCACTCACAACAAACAGCATCGAGTTTTGCATCGATGTGCCTGCACCAGGGCAAACATGGCTT GAGCTTCCCGGTCGACTGCCGGTTCTTCCAAGAACGAAGAAACATGGGAGGAAGGTTGTAATACTCAAGGACCCATGCATGAGACTCTGGCCTGTGCTCTACCAATGCACTCCTAGGTTCAATGGCTTCATCACTGGGTGGGTTGACATCTGCAGGGAGAACCGACTCCAGCAAGGTGACACCTGCGAGTTTGAACTCAGCGGTAACTCTGAACTCTCATTCCAACTCCAAGTGCGCGTGCCCAATACGCAGTAG
- the LOC8078695 gene encoding B3 domain-containing protein Os01g0905400 isoform X1, translated as MQPAMDAEVVGVAVKQEPEEIVAEADGDEEGEPEKVVVKRRRKKKTACDPHKKRACVDCTKRCARIHGRPASPSALPSSSNARPVPAVPSFFKVMMGYFSEGMDIPSPFARTIWDLAGSNIFLEDAFGLRWRVRLCLRDGVLSFGHGWKNFVLDHAVSCGEFLVFRQIARSVFTVQMFAPSAVERLYHCEKNKRQSRKRKPRQKTCSPSIQTVKVTKNSVKNSKKRLRTDDQQNGIRPRCRKSKMAAEVCIDESDVPDSASEPKCSDTSERVPEAGAAEPQEISEAPAGHECEVQGVLDGEAKIADDSTILGEDQSNHNAISASIMQVSTANEIEPGEGLNLPTDFDASVPLAMMDLNEVSIDDIFLSADIYEFESDMCNPESFSVDLNMVEPITTGQTSGFSCLEDTPQNHLSSMGDGHRSLIPEAVLCIENKEMTDVLGTGTSYFVDSSVHDIDINALPANEPPSFGEDNPSPQADAEMHSNECGLSSCNKDKGNSLLPLMNKQTAHKESDSSMTTEQDKAQGGQCNMQDSIRQHATEIMSRSAKPHELADLRQNHLQTGNGSESIHSGASESGGVLALTTNSIEFCIDVPAPGQTWLVSNPDYSISLTALSSPFCTIVLKDLLQELPGRLPVLPRTKKHGRKVVILKDPCMRLWPVLYQCTPRFNGFITGWVDICRENRLQQGDTCEFELSGNSELSFQLQVRVPNTQ; from the exons ATGCAACCTGCAATGGACGCGGAGGTGGTAGGGGTAGCTGTGAAGCAAGAGCCAGAGGAGATCGTGGCCGAAGCAGACGGTGACGAGGAGGGGGAACCGGAGAAGGTGGTGGtcaagaggaggaggaagaagaagacggCCTGCGATCCGCACAAGAAGCGTGCATGCGTGGATTGCACCAAGAGGTGTGCCCGGATCCATGGCCGGCCTGCTTCGCCGTCCGCATTGCCGTCTTCCAGCAATGCACGGCCGGTCCCTGCAGTGCCGTCCTTCTTCAAGGTCATGATGGGCTACTTCTCCGAGGGCATG GATATACCATCCCCATTTGCCAGGACAATCTGGGACCTGGCAGGCTCCAACATCTTTCTCGAGGACGCATTTGGGCTCCGGTGGCGCGTGCGGCTCTGCTTGCGCGACGGCGTACTGTCATTTGGGCATGGATGGAAGAACTTTGTGTTGGACCACGCCGTCAGCTGTGGCGAGTTCCTGGTGTTCAGGCAGATTGCCAGGTCAGTCTTCACCGTGCAGATGTTTGCCCCATCGGCTGTTGAGAGGCTCTATCACTGCGAGAAGAACAAAAGGCAGAGCCGGAAGAGGAAGCCCAGGCAGAAAACATGCTCTCCCAGTATCCAGACTGTCAAGGTAACCAAGAACagtgtgaaaaacagtaagaagAGGCTACGTACTGATGATCAACAAAATGGTATACGCCCAAGATGCCGTAAGAGCAAGATGGCAGCTGAGGTCTGCATCGACGAGTCTGACGTTCCAGATTCTGCATCTGAACCGAAATGTTCAGACACATCAGAGAGAGTACCGGAGGCTGGAGCCGCAGAACCACAAGAAATTTCTGAGGCCCCTGCGGGACATGAGTGTGAAGTTCAGGGGGTGTTAGATGGAGAGGCAAAAATAGCAGATGACAGCACAATACTTGGAGAAGATCAAAGCAATCACAATGCTATTTCTGCAAGTATTATGCAAGTCTCTACTGCTAATGAAATAGAGCCTGGCGAGGGCTTGAATCTGCCGACAGATTTTGATGCTAGTGTACCTCTTGCTATGATGGATCTTAATGAAGTGAGTATCGACGATATATTTCTGTCGGCTGATATATATGAATTTGAAAGCGATATGTGTAACCCAGAATCATTTTCTGTTGATCTGAATATGGTAGAGCCAATTACTACTGGCCAAACCTCAGGATTCAGTTGCCTTGAGGATACCCCGCAGAATCACCTTTCTTCTATGggagatggtcatcgttctttGATCCCAGAAGCAGTACTATGTATCGAAAATAAAGAGATGACTGATGTACTTGGAACAGGAACATCATATTTTGTTGACTCCTCAGTGCATGATATAGACATCAACGCGTTGCCTGCTAATGAGCCACCATCATTTGGAGAGGATAACCCTTCTCCTCAAGCTGATGCTGAAATGCATTCTAATGAATGTGGATTAAGCAGCTGTAATAAGGATAAAGGCAATAGTTTGCTCCCTCTCATGAACAAGCAAACTGCACATAAAGAAT CAGATTCTTCCATGACCACGGAGCAGGATAAAGCACAAGGTGGCCAATGTAACATGCAAGATAGTATAAGACAGCATGCTACTGAAATCATGTCGAGAAGTGCAAAGCCTCATGAACTTGCTGATCTCAGGCAGAATCATCTGCAAACAG GAAATGGCTCTGAATCCATCCACAGTGGAGCCTCTGAATCTGGCGGCGTTCTTGCACTCACAACAAACAGCATCGAGTTTTGCATCGATGTGCCTGCACCAGGGCAAACATGGCTTGTGAGTAATCCTGACTATTCTATTTCCTTGACTGCTCTGAGCTCACCGTTCTGCACCATAGTTCTGAAAGATCTTTTACAGGAGCTTCCCGGTCGACTGCCGGTTCTTCCAAGAACGAAGAAACATGGGAGGAAGGTTGTAATACTCAAGGACCCATGCATGAGACTCTGGCCTGTGCTCTACCAATGCACTCCTAGGTTCAATGGCTTCATCACTGGGTGGGTTGACATCTGCAGGGAGAACCGACTCCAGCAAGGTGACACCTGCGAGTTTGAACTCAGCGGTAACTCTGAACTCTCATTCCAACTCCAAGTGCGCGTGCCCAATACGCAGTAG
- the LOC8078695 gene encoding B3 domain-containing protein Os01g0905400 isoform X2, producing the protein MQPAMDAEVVGVAVKQEPEEIVAEADGDEEGEPEKVVVKRRRKKKTACDPHKKRACVDCTKRCARIHGRPASPSALPSSSNARPVPAVPSFFKVMMGYFSEGMDIPSPFARTIWDLAGSNIFLEDAFGLRWRVRLCLRDGVLSFGHGWKNFVLDHAVSCGEFLVFRQIARSVFTVQMFAPSAVERLYHCEKNKRQSRKRKPRQKTCSPSIQTVKVTKNSVKNSKKRLRTDDQQNGIRPRCRKSKMAAEVCIDESDVPDSASEPKCSDTSERVPEAGAAEPQEISEAPAGHECEVQGVLDGEAKIADDSTILGEDQSNHNAISASIMQVSTANEIEPGEGLNLPTDFDASVPLAMMDLNEVSIDDIFLSADIYEFESDMCNPESFSVDLNMVEPITTGQTSGFSCLEDTPQNHLSSMGDGHRSLIPEAVLCIENKEMTDVLGTGTSYFVDSSVHDIDINALPANEPPSFGEDNPSPQADAEMHSNECGLSSCNKDKGNSLLPLMNKQTAHKEYSSMTTEQDKAQGGQCNMQDSIRQHATEIMSRSAKPHELADLRQNHLQTGNGSESIHSGASESGGVLALTTNSIEFCIDVPAPGQTWLVSNPDYSISLTALSSPFCTIVLKDLLQELPGRLPVLPRTKKHGRKVVILKDPCMRLWPVLYQCTPRFNGFITGWVDICRENRLQQGDTCEFELSGNSELSFQLQVRVPNTQ; encoded by the exons ATGCAACCTGCAATGGACGCGGAGGTGGTAGGGGTAGCTGTGAAGCAAGAGCCAGAGGAGATCGTGGCCGAAGCAGACGGTGACGAGGAGGGGGAACCGGAGAAGGTGGTGGtcaagaggaggaggaagaagaagacggCCTGCGATCCGCACAAGAAGCGTGCATGCGTGGATTGCACCAAGAGGTGTGCCCGGATCCATGGCCGGCCTGCTTCGCCGTCCGCATTGCCGTCTTCCAGCAATGCACGGCCGGTCCCTGCAGTGCCGTCCTTCTTCAAGGTCATGATGGGCTACTTCTCCGAGGGCATG GATATACCATCCCCATTTGCCAGGACAATCTGGGACCTGGCAGGCTCCAACATCTTTCTCGAGGACGCATTTGGGCTCCGGTGGCGCGTGCGGCTCTGCTTGCGCGACGGCGTACTGTCATTTGGGCATGGATGGAAGAACTTTGTGTTGGACCACGCCGTCAGCTGTGGCGAGTTCCTGGTGTTCAGGCAGATTGCCAGGTCAGTCTTCACCGTGCAGATGTTTGCCCCATCGGCTGTTGAGAGGCTCTATCACTGCGAGAAGAACAAAAGGCAGAGCCGGAAGAGGAAGCCCAGGCAGAAAACATGCTCTCCCAGTATCCAGACTGTCAAGGTAACCAAGAACagtgtgaaaaacagtaagaagAGGCTACGTACTGATGATCAACAAAATGGTATACGCCCAAGATGCCGTAAGAGCAAGATGGCAGCTGAGGTCTGCATCGACGAGTCTGACGTTCCAGATTCTGCATCTGAACCGAAATGTTCAGACACATCAGAGAGAGTACCGGAGGCTGGAGCCGCAGAACCACAAGAAATTTCTGAGGCCCCTGCGGGACATGAGTGTGAAGTTCAGGGGGTGTTAGATGGAGAGGCAAAAATAGCAGATGACAGCACAATACTTGGAGAAGATCAAAGCAATCACAATGCTATTTCTGCAAGTATTATGCAAGTCTCTACTGCTAATGAAATAGAGCCTGGCGAGGGCTTGAATCTGCCGACAGATTTTGATGCTAGTGTACCTCTTGCTATGATGGATCTTAATGAAGTGAGTATCGACGATATATTTCTGTCGGCTGATATATATGAATTTGAAAGCGATATGTGTAACCCAGAATCATTTTCTGTTGATCTGAATATGGTAGAGCCAATTACTACTGGCCAAACCTCAGGATTCAGTTGCCTTGAGGATACCCCGCAGAATCACCTTTCTTCTATGggagatggtcatcgttctttGATCCCAGAAGCAGTACTATGTATCGAAAATAAAGAGATGACTGATGTACTTGGAACAGGAACATCATATTTTGTTGACTCCTCAGTGCATGATATAGACATCAACGCGTTGCCTGCTAATGAGCCACCATCATTTGGAGAGGATAACCCTTCTCCTCAAGCTGATGCTGAAATGCATTCTAATGAATGTGGATTAAGCAGCTGTAATAAGGATAAAGGCAATAGTTTGCTCCCTCTCATGAACAAGCAAACTGCACATAAAGAAT ATTCTTCCATGACCACGGAGCAGGATAAAGCACAAGGTGGCCAATGTAACATGCAAGATAGTATAAGACAGCATGCTACTGAAATCATGTCGAGAAGTGCAAAGCCTCATGAACTTGCTGATCTCAGGCAGAATCATCTGCAAACAG GAAATGGCTCTGAATCCATCCACAGTGGAGCCTCTGAATCTGGCGGCGTTCTTGCACTCACAACAAACAGCATCGAGTTTTGCATCGATGTGCCTGCACCAGGGCAAACATGGCTTGTGAGTAATCCTGACTATTCTATTTCCTTGACTGCTCTGAGCTCACCGTTCTGCACCATAGTTCTGAAAGATCTTTTACAGGAGCTTCCCGGTCGACTGCCGGTTCTTCCAAGAACGAAGAAACATGGGAGGAAGGTTGTAATACTCAAGGACCCATGCATGAGACTCTGGCCTGTGCTCTACCAATGCACTCCTAGGTTCAATGGCTTCATCACTGGGTGGGTTGACATCTGCAGGGAGAACCGACTCCAGCAAGGTGACACCTGCGAGTTTGAACTCAGCGGTAACTCTGAACTCTCATTCCAACTCCAAGTGCGCGTGCCCAATACGCAGTAG